In Arthrobacter sp. SLBN-112, a genomic segment contains:
- a CDS encoding aldehyde dehydrogenase (NADP(+)): protein MTAAPQATAAPAKPTTGEQLDAAVGAARRAFEQARMADPHRRAGWLEAIAAGLEQDAAGLVETAVAETHLGTARLEGELKRTVFQLRLFAAEIRLGEHFDATIDHADPNWPMGPRPDLRRYNVPLGVVGVFGASNFPFAFSVMGGDSASALAAGCAVVHKAHDAHGGLAARTAATVIRALEGTGAPSGLFSMVTGRQAGEALVDHPSVKAIGFTGSTAGGRALLDRIAARPEPIPFFGELGGINAVFVTAGAWAARRTEILADYAASFTLGMGQFCTKPGLLFVPAGQADTIRRELAQALAGFTPARLLSPRLHDGYSDAVSRLRDTDGVDVLVEGNFAEEPAPTVLLTTADEVRKNPELLRQEMFGPASLLVEYDDESGLPALAGLLEGQLTTTLQAEADDDVAALAARLADISGRVLWNGWPTGVTVSYAQHHGGPYPATTSNTTSVGTAAIRRFLRPVAYQSFPAQRLPEPLRDSNPWQVPQRVDGVWQRPSGAAAGAEAIQEDKR from the coding sequence ATGACCGCGGCCCCCCAGGCAACGGCCGCCCCCGCCAAACCCACCACCGGGGAGCAGCTCGATGCCGCCGTCGGGGCCGCCCGCCGCGCCTTTGAGCAGGCCCGTATGGCGGACCCTCACCGGCGCGCCGGCTGGCTTGAAGCCATTGCCGCCGGCCTGGAGCAGGACGCTGCGGGACTGGTGGAGACCGCCGTGGCCGAAACGCACCTCGGGACGGCTCGGCTCGAAGGCGAACTGAAGCGCACCGTGTTCCAGCTGCGGCTCTTCGCGGCGGAAATCCGCCTTGGTGAGCACTTCGACGCCACTATCGACCACGCCGACCCCAACTGGCCCATGGGCCCGCGCCCGGACCTTCGGCGCTACAACGTCCCGCTCGGCGTCGTCGGCGTCTTCGGCGCCTCCAACTTCCCCTTTGCGTTCAGCGTGATGGGCGGGGACAGCGCGTCGGCCCTGGCGGCCGGCTGCGCGGTGGTCCACAAGGCCCATGATGCCCACGGCGGACTTGCGGCCCGCACCGCGGCCACGGTGATCCGTGCCCTGGAGGGTACCGGGGCGCCGTCGGGCCTGTTCTCCATGGTGACCGGGCGGCAGGCCGGCGAGGCACTCGTGGACCACCCCTCGGTGAAAGCCATCGGCTTTACCGGGTCCACCGCGGGCGGCCGGGCCCTGCTCGACCGCATCGCCGCCCGGCCCGAGCCCATCCCGTTCTTCGGCGAGCTCGGCGGCATCAACGCTGTCTTCGTCACGGCCGGGGCCTGGGCGGCCCGGCGCACGGAAATCTTGGCCGACTATGCTGCCTCGTTCACCCTGGGCATGGGCCAGTTCTGCACCAAGCCCGGGCTGCTGTTCGTCCCTGCAGGGCAGGCTGACACCATTCGCCGCGAGCTGGCGCAGGCGCTGGCAGGATTCACACCCGCCCGGCTGCTCAGCCCCCGCCTGCACGACGGGTACAGCGATGCCGTCAGCCGGCTCCGGGACACCGACGGCGTGGACGTCCTGGTGGAAGGCAACTTTGCCGAGGAACCGGCCCCCACTGTCCTGCTCACCACCGCCGACGAGGTCCGGAAGAACCCGGAGCTGCTCCGCCAGGAGATGTTCGGGCCGGCCAGCCTGTTGGTCGAGTACGACGACGAGTCCGGGTTGCCGGCCTTGGCCGGACTGCTGGAAGGGCAGCTGACCACCACGCTCCAGGCAGAAGCGGACGACGACGTCGCCGCGCTCGCTGCCCGGCTGGCGGACATCAGCGGCCGGGTCCTGTGGAACGGCTGGCCCACCGGCGTCACCGTCAGCTACGCCCAGCACCACGGCGGCCCATACCCGGCCACCACCTCAAACACCACCTCGGTAGGGACGGCGGCGATCCGCCGGTTCCTGCGGCCTGTGGCGTACCAGTCCTTCCCCGCCCAGCGGTTGCCCGAACCATTGCGGGACAGCAATCCCTGGCAGGTCCCGCAAAGGGTCGACGGCGTCTGGCAGCGCCCGTCCGGCGCCGCAGCCGGGGCCGAGGCCATCCAGGAGGACAAGCGATGA
- a CDS encoding fumarylacetoacetate hydrolase family protein encodes MNGMGLEDVHAVLPEDADQALLIGRVWDVGSGGPRVVAVSGSNVFDLHRLAETVADLLELPDPAAAVRVALTDPTLAEPRWKTADVINASLEGDYTRTRLLAPVDLQVIKACGVTFVDSMIERVIEERCGGDAGRAAEVRELVGRALGGSISALRPGSPEAAEAKRVLVSEGLWSQYLEVGIGPDPEVFTKAPVLSSVGLGAEIGIPAFSSWNNPEPELVLIATSGGTVVGATLGNDVNLRDVEGRSALLLGKAKDNNASSALGPLIRLFDAQFTLDTLRDEEILLRVEGPDGYLLEGRNSVSRISRPFEELVAATHGKHHQYPDGFALFTGTLFAPTQDRDVPGQGFTHKHGDRVTIRSRHLGALMNRVGPCEELPEWSFGLRRLFAYLAAQRQEARA; translated from the coding sequence ATGAACGGCATGGGCCTGGAGGACGTCCACGCAGTCCTTCCCGAGGACGCGGACCAGGCCCTGCTGATCGGGCGGGTCTGGGATGTCGGCAGCGGCGGACCACGCGTCGTGGCCGTCAGCGGAAGCAATGTCTTTGACCTGCACCGCCTCGCCGAAACGGTCGCGGATCTCCTGGAGTTGCCCGATCCCGCCGCAGCCGTCCGCGTAGCCCTGACAGATCCCACCCTGGCGGAACCGCGGTGGAAGACGGCCGACGTCATCAACGCCTCCCTGGAGGGTGACTACACCCGGACCCGGCTGCTGGCCCCCGTGGACCTCCAGGTCATCAAGGCCTGCGGCGTCACGTTCGTGGACAGCATGATCGAACGTGTCATCGAGGAGCGCTGCGGGGGCGACGCCGGACGCGCAGCAGAGGTCCGGGAGCTGGTGGGCCGCGCCCTGGGCGGAAGCATTTCCGCCCTGCGGCCGGGATCGCCGGAAGCCGCCGAAGCCAAACGCGTCCTGGTCTCCGAAGGCCTGTGGTCGCAGTACCTGGAAGTGGGGATCGGCCCGGACCCGGAGGTCTTCACCAAAGCCCCGGTCCTCTCCTCGGTGGGCCTGGGCGCCGAGATCGGCATCCCTGCCTTCTCGTCCTGGAACAACCCGGAGCCGGAGCTGGTCCTGATCGCCACCTCCGGCGGCACAGTGGTGGGTGCGACGCTCGGCAACGACGTGAACCTGCGTGATGTTGAAGGCAGGAGCGCGCTGCTGCTGGGCAAGGCCAAGGACAACAACGCCTCCAGCGCGCTGGGACCGCTGATCCGGCTGTTCGACGCGCAATTCACCCTGGATACGCTTCGCGACGAGGAGATCCTGCTGCGCGTCGAAGGCCCGGACGGCTACCTGCTGGAGGGCCGGAACAGCGTGTCCCGGATCAGCAGGCCGTTCGAGGAGCTCGTGGCGGCAACGCACGGGAAGCACCATCAGTATCCGGACGGTTTCGCACTGTTCACGGGGACCCTGTTCGCCCCGACGCAGGACCGCGACGTGCCCGGCCAGGGCTTCACCCACAAACACGGTGACCGGGTGACCATTCGCAGCCGCCACCTGGGCGCCCTGATGAACCGGGTGGGGCCCTGTGAAGAACTGCCGGAGTGGTCATTCGGCCTTCGCCGGCTGTTCGCGTACCTGGCCGCGCAGCGGCAGGAGGCGCGGGCGTAG
- a CDS encoding acetate kinase produces MLVLVINSGSSSLKYQVRDVAAGTVLTEGLIEKIGMGNGGSGDGEIEGPRDHAEALEEVDAAIHRELGGLELEAVGHRVVHGGERFAEPVLIDNEITRAIERLNPLAPLHNPANVLGIRAITKKWPSMPQVAVFDTAFHRTLPEHAWRYAVPDELYTNHGIRRYGFHGTSNEYVARRSAALLDLPLEEFDGVIAHLGNGASVTAIRGGHSVDTSMGFTPLEGLVMGTRSGDLDPSILVFLGRAGWSPEDIDTMLNRESGLKGLAGNNDMRSVVEAAEAGDAKASMALAVASYRLAKYIGGYHVAVGGAKAVVFTAGIGENSAQFRALVADRLGALGIELDAGLNAGRSKEPRVISTPSSAIPVLVVPTDEERAIAEATAAVVSSTR; encoded by the coding sequence ATGCTCGTGCTCGTCATCAACTCCGGCTCGTCGTCGCTGAAGTACCAAGTCCGCGACGTGGCGGCCGGGACGGTCCTCACCGAGGGGCTGATCGAGAAGATCGGCATGGGCAACGGTGGCAGCGGCGACGGCGAGATCGAGGGGCCCCGGGACCATGCGGAGGCGCTGGAGGAAGTGGACGCGGCCATCCACCGGGAGCTTGGCGGCCTGGAGCTGGAGGCGGTGGGCCACCGGGTGGTCCACGGCGGCGAGCGGTTCGCCGAGCCGGTGCTGATCGACAACGAGATCACCCGTGCCATCGAACGCCTCAACCCGTTGGCGCCGCTGCACAACCCTGCCAACGTCCTGGGGATCCGCGCCATCACCAAAAAGTGGCCCTCGATGCCCCAGGTGGCCGTGTTCGATACCGCCTTCCACCGCACCCTGCCAGAGCATGCCTGGCGCTACGCCGTCCCGGACGAGCTGTACACCAACCATGGGATCCGCCGGTACGGCTTCCACGGCACCTCGAACGAGTACGTTGCCCGCCGGTCCGCCGCGCTGCTGGACCTCCCCTTGGAGGAGTTCGACGGCGTGATCGCCCACCTGGGCAACGGCGCCTCCGTGACTGCCATCCGCGGCGGACACTCCGTGGACACGTCCATGGGATTCACCCCGCTTGAGGGCCTGGTGATGGGAACCCGCTCGGGCGACCTGGACCCCTCCATCCTGGTGTTCCTCGGTCGCGCCGGATGGTCGCCGGAGGACATCGACACCATGCTGAACCGCGAATCGGGCCTCAAGGGCCTGGCCGGCAACAACGACATGCGCTCCGTGGTGGAAGCCGCCGAAGCCGGCGACGCCAAAGCCTCCATGGCGCTGGCGGTGGCGTCCTACCGGCTGGCCAAGTACATCGGCGGCTACCACGTGGCAGTCGGCGGGGCCAAGGCAGTGGTGTTTACCGCGGGCATTGGTGAGAATTCCGCCCAGTTCCGGGCCCTGGTGGCGGACCGGCTGGGCGCCCTGGGCATAGAGCTCGACGCCGGCCTGAACGCCGGGCGGTCAAAGGAACCCCGCGTGATTTCCACGCCGTCCTCCGCGATTCCCGTCCTGGTGGTTCCCACGGACGAGGAACGCGCGATCGCCGAGGCGACGGCCGCCGTCGTAAGTTCAACCCGGTAG
- a CDS encoding GNAT family protein — protein sequence MPDILLPIRTNRLVLRRFEGSDLDAFHAYHRLPETARFLPGPAKSYTKSMESVGKYANFVYEKEGDWICLAIEAKEEPGLLGEVVLKWLPGRGQAEVGWSMAPQARGKGYATEAAAAVLDLGFGELGLHRIEARLDELNTASAGICQRLGMRLEARHVDKWFYKDQWATELVYAVLADEWSRDRNPTPGP from the coding sequence ATGCCGGACATTCTGCTGCCAATCCGCACCAACCGGCTGGTCCTGCGGCGCTTCGAAGGAAGCGACCTGGACGCCTTCCACGCCTACCATCGCCTGCCGGAGACCGCCCGGTTCCTGCCCGGGCCGGCCAAGAGCTACACCAAGTCCATGGAGTCTGTGGGCAAGTACGCCAACTTCGTGTACGAAAAGGAGGGCGACTGGATCTGCCTGGCCATCGAGGCCAAGGAGGAGCCGGGCCTCCTGGGCGAAGTGGTGCTCAAGTGGCTCCCGGGCCGCGGGCAGGCCGAGGTGGGCTGGTCCATGGCACCGCAGGCGCGCGGCAAGGGGTACGCCACCGAGGCGGCAGCGGCGGTCCTGGACCTCGGCTTCGGGGAGCTCGGCCTGCACCGGATCGAGGCGCGGCTGGACGAACTCAATACCGCCTCCGCCGGCATCTGCCAGCGATTGGGGATGCGGCTGGAAGCGCGGCATGTGGACAAGTGGTTCTACAAAGACCAGTGGGCCACCGAACTGGTCTATGCCGTCCTGGCCGACGAATGGAGCCGGGACAGGAACCCTACGCCCGGCCCTTGA
- a CDS encoding FAD/NAD(P)-binding oxidoreductase, with protein sequence MAARHEVLIIGGGNAGISLAARLQRYGVKDVAVIEPKDHHLYQPLFSHIAGGRAQAKEAVRTQESVTPRGVTWIRDAAVDVDANANTVTLESGATVGYGQLVACPGLQYDWDAVPGLSDAVHSPYGASHYEFELAPKAWTLLSAMTSGTAIFTMPAGPIKCGGAAQKPMYLACDYWREQGVLDNIRVVMVQPYPTVFGVPEVDRELDRKIAEYGIELRTNSELIAVNAGERRATIRDHAANTTEDLEYDVLNAVPPQSAPDWLKTTDLPAAGDSEGFVEVDRQTLRHLRYPNVWSLGDAAGTTNSKSGGALRKQTKVLARNLVAARKGRPLRAKYDGYSVCPFTVSRDTVVFAEFDDQYRIKPTIPQVPTWNESRLSWMVDRDLFPKIYWNLILKGRA encoded by the coding sequence GTGGCTGCCCGGCACGAGGTATTGATCATCGGCGGCGGCAACGCCGGCATCTCCCTGGCGGCCAGGTTGCAGCGCTACGGCGTGAAGGACGTTGCGGTCATCGAGCCCAAGGACCACCACCTTTACCAACCATTGTTCTCGCATATCGCGGGTGGGCGGGCACAGGCCAAGGAGGCCGTCCGGACCCAGGAGTCGGTGACACCGCGGGGCGTCACCTGGATCCGGGACGCGGCGGTGGACGTGGACGCCAACGCCAACACGGTCACCCTGGAATCCGGGGCCACCGTTGGCTACGGGCAGCTGGTGGCCTGCCCCGGGCTCCAGTATGACTGGGACGCCGTGCCGGGCCTGTCCGACGCCGTCCACTCGCCCTACGGCGCGTCCCATTACGAGTTCGAGCTTGCCCCCAAAGCCTGGACGCTGCTCAGTGCCATGACCTCCGGCACCGCCATCTTCACCATGCCGGCGGGTCCCATCAAGTGCGGCGGGGCCGCCCAGAAACCCATGTACCTTGCCTGCGACTACTGGCGGGAACAGGGGGTCCTGGACAACATCCGCGTGGTGATGGTCCAGCCGTATCCCACCGTGTTCGGGGTTCCGGAAGTGGACCGGGAACTGGACCGGAAGATCGCCGAGTACGGGATCGAGCTTCGGACCAACAGCGAACTGATTGCCGTCAACGCCGGCGAGCGCAGGGCCACCATCCGCGACCATGCCGCAAACACCACCGAGGACCTGGAGTATGACGTCCTCAACGCCGTCCCGCCGCAGTCGGCCCCGGACTGGCTGAAAACCACCGACCTGCCCGCCGCCGGCGACTCCGAGGGCTTCGTGGAGGTGGACCGCCAGACGCTCCGGCACCTGCGGTACCCCAATGTGTGGTCCTTGGGCGACGCCGCGGGGACCACCAACTCCAAGTCTGGCGGCGCCCTGCGCAAGCAGACCAAGGTCCTGGCCAGGAACCTGGTGGCCGCCCGCAAGGGAAGGCCGCTGCGCGCGAAGTATGACGGCTACTCGGTGTGCCCGTTCACGGTGTCGCGGGACACCGTGGTGTTCGCCGAATTCGACGACCAGTACCGGATCAAGCCCACCATCCCGCAGGTCCCCACGTGGAATGAAAGCAGATTGTCCTGGATGGTGGACCGGGATCTGTTCCCGAAGATCTATTGGAACCTGATCCTCAAGGGCCGGGCGTAG
- a CDS encoding DUF2945 domain-containing protein: MSLSKGTHVEWNTSQGKTHGRIVEKKTSDFELDGNTHRASEDEPQYVVESAKTGARAAHKASALTEKK, encoded by the coding sequence ATGTCACTGAGCAAGGGAACGCACGTGGAGTGGAACACCTCACAGGGCAAGACCCACGGCAGGATCGTGGAAAAGAAGACCAGCGATTTCGAACTCGACGGCAACACGCACCGCGCCAGCGAGGATGAGCCGCAGTACGTGGTGGAATCGGCAAAGACCGGTGCCCGGGCGGCGCACAAAGCCTCCGCCCTGACCGAGAAAAAGTAG
- a CDS encoding SRPBCC family protein, whose translation MPVVEESVVIARPPQEVFDFLSKFDNTAAYDSSVTASEQVGDGPVGMGTRGRGTSKIMGRRFDWTVEVVEFDPAQAVGVPLR comes from the coding sequence ATGCCAGTAGTAGAAGAATCCGTTGTCATCGCCCGGCCGCCGCAGGAAGTCTTCGATTTCCTGTCAAAGTTCGACAACACCGCAGCCTACGATTCCTCGGTTACCGCCTCTGAGCAGGTGGGGGACGGCCCGGTGGGGATGGGAACCCGGGGTCGGGGAACAAGCAAGATCATGGGGCGCCGGTTCGACTGGACCGTCGAGGTGGTGGAGTTTGATCCCGCCCAGGCGGTTGGTGTCCCGCTCCGTTGA
- a CDS encoding S9 family peptidase: MTSTPLQDSTPTAVPAPPVAKKIPTERTHHGETFVDNYEWLRDKESPEVVAHLRAENEYQEAVTAHQEPLREAIFQEIKGRTQETDLSVPHRKDGWWYFSRSAEGKEYGIHCRVKAQDTGDKVADWTPPAVEAGVGIPGEEVLLDGNVEAEGQPFFSVGGTAVTIDGHLYAYAVDNSGDERFILRIKDLRTGALLPDVIENIFYGVSFSPDGTRLFYTVVDESWRPYQVKSHVLGTPVADDTVVYQEDDPAMWLGFELSADRRYLVLGIGCSEYSETRLLRFDDPTATVSTVISRDERVLYEAEPFLLDGEEKILLTHNRGAINSMVSLADPAELHKPLAEQAWQTVVEHSDDVRVNGAGVTSTHLIVSIRKDTIERVQVMGLPGLGTPAQQAPVEPAFDEELYTAGVGGSDYDAPVIRLGYTSYFTPSRIYDFVLPAPELPAGELLLRKESPVLGGYDGSDYVATREWATAGDGTRIPLSVLRHKSVRQDATAAGLVYGYGSYEMSMDPGFGIARLSLLDRGVVFVIAHIRGGGELGRHWYEDGKKLTKKNTFTDFIDATDWLAHSGWVDPARIAALGGSAGGLLMGAVANMAPEKYAAIVAQVPFVDPLTSILDPDLPLSALEWEEWGNPITDPQAYAYMKSYSPYENVREVAYPRIAAVTSFNDTRVLYVEPAKWVQELRNKTTGSEPIVMKIEMDGGHGGASGRYVQWRERAWDYAFIADALGATVLLPGAGLKQD, from the coding sequence ATGACCTCCACCCCGCTGCAGGATTCCACCCCCACGGCCGTCCCGGCGCCCCCGGTTGCCAAGAAGATCCCCACCGAACGCACCCACCACGGGGAGACCTTCGTGGACAACTACGAGTGGCTCAGGGACAAGGAATCACCGGAGGTGGTGGCGCACCTGCGGGCCGAAAACGAGTACCAGGAAGCGGTCACCGCCCACCAGGAGCCGCTCCGCGAGGCCATTTTCCAGGAGATCAAGGGCCGCACGCAGGAAACCGACCTTTCCGTCCCGCACCGGAAGGATGGCTGGTGGTACTTCAGCCGTTCGGCCGAGGGCAAGGAATATGGCATCCATTGCCGGGTGAAGGCGCAGGACACCGGGGACAAGGTGGCCGACTGGACTCCGCCGGCCGTGGAGGCCGGCGTGGGCATCCCGGGCGAGGAAGTCCTGCTCGACGGCAACGTGGAGGCAGAGGGCCAGCCGTTCTTCTCGGTGGGCGGCACCGCCGTCACCATCGACGGCCACCTCTACGCCTACGCGGTGGACAACTCCGGCGATGAGCGCTTCATTCTCCGGATCAAGGACCTCCGCACCGGCGCGCTGCTGCCGGACGTCATCGAGAACATCTTCTACGGCGTCTCCTTCTCCCCCGACGGCACCCGCCTCTTCTACACGGTGGTGGACGAGTCCTGGCGCCCCTACCAGGTGAAGTCCCACGTCCTGGGCACACCCGTGGCCGACGACACCGTGGTTTACCAGGAGGACGACCCCGCCATGTGGCTGGGCTTCGAGCTCTCGGCGGACCGGCGGTACCTGGTGCTCGGCATCGGTTGCTCGGAGTACAGCGAGACCCGGCTGCTCCGTTTCGACGACCCCACCGCAACGGTCAGCACCGTCATTTCGCGGGACGAACGCGTCCTCTACGAGGCAGAACCCTTCCTGCTGGACGGTGAAGAAAAGATCCTGCTCACCCACAACCGGGGCGCCATCAACTCCATGGTCTCCCTGGCGGACCCGGCCGAGCTGCACAAGCCGCTGGCCGAACAGGCCTGGCAGACCGTCGTCGAACATTCCGACGACGTCCGCGTCAACGGCGCGGGCGTCACCTCCACCCACCTCATCGTCTCCATCCGGAAGGACACCATCGAGCGCGTCCAGGTGATGGGGCTGCCCGGGCTGGGCACGCCCGCGCAGCAGGCGCCCGTGGAGCCGGCCTTTGATGAGGAGCTGTACACCGCCGGTGTGGGCGGCTCTGACTACGACGCCCCCGTGATCCGGCTGGGTTACACGTCCTACTTCACGCCGTCGCGCATCTACGACTTCGTCCTCCCCGCCCCGGAATTGCCCGCCGGGGAACTGCTGCTGCGCAAGGAAAGCCCGGTGCTGGGCGGCTATGACGGCAGCGATTACGTGGCCACGCGGGAATGGGCCACCGCCGGCGACGGCACGCGCATCCCGCTGTCGGTCCTGCGGCACAAGAGCGTCAGGCAGGATGCGACGGCGGCCGGCCTGGTCTACGGCTACGGCTCCTACGAGATGAGCATGGACCCGGGATTCGGCATCGCGCGGTTGTCGCTGCTGGACCGGGGCGTGGTGTTCGTGATCGCGCACATCCGCGGCGGTGGCGAACTGGGCCGGCACTGGTACGAGGACGGCAAGAAGCTCACCAAGAAGAACACCTTCACCGATTTCATTGACGCCACGGACTGGCTGGCACACTCCGGCTGGGTGGATCCGGCCCGGATCGCGGCCTTGGGTGGTTCGGCCGGCGGCCTGCTGATGGGCGCCGTGGCCAACATGGCGCCGGAGAAGTACGCGGCGATCGTGGCGCAGGTGCCATTTGTGGATCCGCTCACCAGCATCCTGGATCCGGACCTGCCATTGTCGGCCCTGGAGTGGGAGGAATGGGGCAACCCGATCACGGACCCCCAGGCCTACGCCTACATGAAGTCCTACTCCCCGTACGAGAATGTGCGGGAGGTGGCCTACCCCAGGATCGCCGCCGTGACGTCCTTCAACGACACCCGGGTCCTGTACGTGGAGCCGGCCAAGTGGGTGCAGGAACTGCGGAACAAGACCACCGGTTCCGAGCCGATCGTCATGAAGATCGAGATGGACGGCGGCCACGGCGGCGCCTCCGGCCGCTACGTGCAGTGGCGCGAGCGGGCATGGGACTACGCGTTCATCGCCGACGCCCTGGGCGCCACCGTGCTGCTTCCAGGCGCAGGGCTGAAGCAGGACTGA
- a CDS encoding FAD-dependent monooxygenase, translated as MARLVRESGLGAAVRDVRWSAQVPLQHRIASTFGGDPVFLAGDAAHAHSPAGGQGMNNGILDALNLGWKLGFASTAGGPVPDLLSTYGQERRLAARRVLALTHVIFFGEASPHPAARLARNLLPAVAPVLPLLLRRQWLTSKGIRLLAQPFVRYRSSAISRDGTPRSGRWPRPGERLPDAPASVEGRVVRLHDLTAVPGVHILLERDADRDAFGAGLALPGHSPLIHVHRLTSHPGRGVVAVRPDGYIGFRCGEADPGQVGDWLRLVGGC; from the coding sequence GTGGCACGCCTGGTCCGGGAGTCCGGCCTGGGCGCCGCTGTCCGGGACGTCCGTTGGTCGGCGCAGGTCCCGCTTCAACACCGCATCGCCAGTACCTTTGGCGGCGACCCCGTCTTCCTGGCGGGCGACGCCGCGCACGCCCATTCTCCCGCCGGCGGCCAGGGTATGAACAACGGCATCCTCGATGCCCTCAACCTCGGCTGGAAGCTCGGCTTCGCCTCGACGGCCGGTGGCCCCGTCCCGGATTTGCTCAGCACGTATGGCCAGGAGCGCCGGCTCGCGGCCAGGCGGGTACTTGCCCTGACTCACGTCATCTTTTTTGGCGAGGCCTCGCCACACCCTGCCGCCCGGCTGGCCCGGAACCTCCTGCCCGCGGTCGCGCCGGTCCTGCCGTTGCTGCTGCGCCGGCAGTGGCTCACGTCCAAGGGCATCAGACTGCTGGCCCAGCCGTTCGTGCGGTACCGGAGCAGTGCCATCTCCCGCGATGGAACGCCCCGGTCCGGGCGGTGGCCACGACCCGGCGAACGGCTGCCCGACGCACCGGCCTCGGTGGAGGGGCGGGTGGTGCGCCTGCATGATCTGACCGCCGTGCCGGGGGTCCACATTTTGCTGGAGCGCGACGCCGACAGGGACGCCTTCGGTGCCGGCCTGGCGCTGCCGGGACACAGCCCCCTGATCCATGTCCACCGGCTCACCAGCCATCCGGGCCGGGGCGTGGTTGCCGTGCGCCCGGACGGGTATATCGGCTTCCGCTGCGGGGAGGCGGACCCGGGCCAGGTGGGGGACTGGCTGCGGCTGGTAGGTGGTTGCTGA
- a CDS encoding NAD(P)H-hydrate dehydratase produces the protein MRETPVSGPSDAAGTTLVTPSLLREWPLPAPGADKYSRGSVLVIGGARATPGAALLAGLSALRAGAGKLTLAVAESVAVQLGVALPECGTVGLPETPAGSVKPELERISSDLDRADTILVGPGLDDLDLTGELLAALLKREGRSDGGPDGGAAVVLDAFALGALVPLEDQLEPWRGRLILTPNPTEAGILLGRNVDNLEKDLAEISARFDAVVSCQGVITQPPGMNADEPGLWKITTGYGGLGTSGSGDVLAGAIAGLRARGTTGAQAACWGTHLHAAAADRLASRLGPLGFLARELADEMPALMLELGT, from the coding sequence ATGCGGGAGACACCAGTGTCCGGCCCCAGTGACGCCGCCGGCACCACCCTGGTCACGCCTTCGCTCCTGCGCGAATGGCCGCTGCCGGCACCCGGCGCCGACAAATACTCCCGCGGGTCGGTGCTGGTGATCGGCGGCGCCCGGGCCACCCCCGGCGCAGCACTGCTGGCGGGGCTCTCCGCCCTGCGTGCCGGCGCCGGAAAGCTCACGCTGGCCGTTGCCGAGTCGGTGGCCGTCCAACTGGGCGTGGCACTACCCGAATGCGGAACGGTGGGCCTGCCGGAGACTCCGGCAGGCTCGGTCAAGCCCGAACTGGAACGCATCTCCTCCGACTTGGACCGGGCGGACACCATCCTGGTGGGGCCCGGCCTTGATGACCTGGACCTCACGGGTGAATTGCTGGCGGCTCTGCTCAAACGCGAGGGCCGCAGTGACGGTGGACCGGACGGGGGCGCCGCCGTCGTCCTTGATGCCTTTGCGCTGGGCGCGCTGGTGCCGCTTGAGGACCAATTGGAACCGTGGCGGGGCAGGCTCATCCTCACACCGAACCCCACGGAAGCCGGGATTTTGCTGGGGCGGAACGTCGACAACCTCGAAAAGGACCTGGCCGAAATCTCGGCCAGGTTCGATGCCGTGGTCAGCTGCCAGGGCGTGATCACGCAGCCGCCCGGGATGAACGCGGATGAGCCGGGCTTGTGGAAGATCACCACGGGCTACGGCGGCCTGGGCACCTCCGGCAGCGGTGATGTGTTGGCCGGAGCCATCGCCGGGCTCCGGGCGAGGGGAACCACCGGCGCGCAGGCCGCGTGCTGGGGCACGCACCTGCATGCCGCCGCCGCGGACCGGTTGGCCAGCAGGCTGGGCCCGCTGGGGTTCCTGGCCCGCGAACTCGCCGATGAGATGCCTGCCTTGATGCTGGAACTGGGCACCTGA